A window of the Lactuca sativa cultivar Salinas chromosome 5, Lsat_Salinas_v11, whole genome shotgun sequence genome harbors these coding sequences:
- the LOC111906146 gene encoding glycosyltransferase BC10 isoform X3 yields MKAAQAWRIGMKDTQILPLPRHRARLKKPTWIIILVVFVCVFLIFAYIYPLQNSGACYIIMSSSCNTFSSWLPPPARELSDAEIASRVFIKNILNTPSIESSNPKIAFMFLSVGSLPFEKLWHKFFQGHDGRFSVYIHASREKPVHSSRYFINREIRSGKVDWGKISMVDAEKRLLANALKDPDNRHFVLLSDSCVPLRDFDYVYNYLMYTNVSFIDSFEDPGPHGSGRYSEHMLPEVEKKYFRKGAQWFTMKRQHAIIVMADSLYYTKFRDYCREYFLYNSLVWKGAIATPMNITYRPFFIFSIQKGSQTGQ; encoded by the exons ATGAAGGCAGCTCAAGCATGGCGTATAGGCATGAAAGACACACAAATCTTGCCTTTGCCACGTCATCGTGCTCGATTAAAGAAACCAACATGGATTATTATATTGGTTGTGTTTGTTTGTGTTTTCTTGATTTTTGCTTATATTTATCCACTTCAAAATTCGGGTGCGTGTTATATCATTATGTCATCTAGTTGTAACACCTTTTCTAGTTGGCTTCCCCCTCCTGCAAGAGAACTTAGTGATGCTGAGATCGCTTCTCGTGTTTTTATCAAGAATATTTTGAACACACCATCGATTGAGTCGAGTAATCCCAAGATTGCTTTCATGTTCTTGAGTGTTGGATCATTGCCTTTCGAGAAGTTGTGGCACAAATTCTTTCAG GGACATGATGGTAGATTTTCCGTATATATTCATGCATCAAGAGAAAAACCCGTCCATTCTAGCCGTTACTTCATCAACCGAGAAATTCGCAGTGGCAAG GTAGATTGGGGGAAAATTTCGATGGTTGATGCAGAAAAACGACTTCTGGCAAATGCACTAAAAGATCCCGACAATCGTCATTTTGTATTACTATCCGATAG TTGTGTACCCTTGCGTGATTTCGACTATGTGTACAATTATCTTATGTACACAAATGTCAGCTTCATTGACAG CTTTGAGGATCCTGGCCCACATGGAAGTGGCCGATACTCGGAACATATGTTGCCCGAAGTTGAGAAGAAATATTTTCGGAAGGGCGCACAG TGGTTCACAATGAAGCGCCAACATGCAATCATAGTTATGGCCGATAGTCTCTACTACACAAAATTTAGGGATTATTGCAGG GAATATTTCTTGTATAACAGCCTGGTATGGAAGGGCGCAATTGCTACGCCGATGAACATTACTTACCGACCTTTTTTCAT ATTCTCGATCCAAAAGGGATCTCAAACCGGTCAGTAA
- the LOC111906146 gene encoding glycosyltransferase BC10 isoform X1, translating into MKAAQAWRIGMKDTQILPLPRHRARLKKPTWIIILVVFVCVFLIFAYIYPLQNSGACYIIMSSSCNTFSSWLPPPARELSDAEIASRVFIKNILNTPSIESSNPKIAFMFLSVGSLPFEKLWHKFFQGHDGRFSVYIHASREKPVHSSRYFINREIRSGKVDWGKISMVDAEKRLLANALKDPDNRHFVLLSDSCVPLRDFDYVYNYLMYTNVSFIDSFEDPGPHGSGRYSEHMLPEVEKKYFRKGAQWFTMKRQHAIIVMADSLYYTKFRDYCRPGMEGRNCYADEHYLPTFFHILDPKGISNRSVTHVDWSEGKWHPKSYREQDISHQLIKNITSITKSVHVTSEGKKKTMIMPCMLNGINRPCYLFARKFLPETQNSMIDLFTHQTMF; encoded by the exons ATGAAGGCAGCTCAAGCATGGCGTATAGGCATGAAAGACACACAAATCTTGCCTTTGCCACGTCATCGTGCTCGATTAAAGAAACCAACATGGATTATTATATTGGTTGTGTTTGTTTGTGTTTTCTTGATTTTTGCTTATATTTATCCACTTCAAAATTCGGGTGCGTGTTATATCATTATGTCATCTAGTTGTAACACCTTTTCTAGTTGGCTTCCCCCTCCTGCAAGAGAACTTAGTGATGCTGAGATCGCTTCTCGTGTTTTTATCAAGAATATTTTGAACACACCATCGATTGAGTCGAGTAATCCCAAGATTGCTTTCATGTTCTTGAGTGTTGGATCATTGCCTTTCGAGAAGTTGTGGCACAAATTCTTTCAG GGACATGATGGTAGATTTTCCGTATATATTCATGCATCAAGAGAAAAACCCGTCCATTCTAGCCGTTACTTCATCAACCGAGAAATTCGCAGTGGCAAG GTAGATTGGGGGAAAATTTCGATGGTTGATGCAGAAAAACGACTTCTGGCAAATGCACTAAAAGATCCCGACAATCGTCATTTTGTATTACTATCCGATAG TTGTGTACCCTTGCGTGATTTCGACTATGTGTACAATTATCTTATGTACACAAATGTCAGCTTCATTGACAG CTTTGAGGATCCTGGCCCACATGGAAGTGGCCGATACTCGGAACATATGTTGCCCGAAGTTGAGAAGAAATATTTTCGGAAGGGCGCACAG TGGTTCACAATGAAGCGCCAACATGCAATCATAGTTATGGCCGATAGTCTCTACTACACAAAATTTAGGGATTATTGCAGG CCTGGTATGGAAGGGCGCAATTGCTACGCCGATGAACATTACTTACCGACCTTTTTTCAT ATTCTCGATCCAAAAGGGATCTCAAACCGGTCAGTAACACACGTTGATTGGTCCGAAGGAAAATGGCATCCAAAATCTTACCGAGAGCAAGACATTTCCCACCAACTAATCAAAAACATTACG TCGATCACCAAGAGTGTTCATGTTACAAGTGAGGGAAag AAGAAGACTATGAttatgccttgtatgttgaatGGGATCAATCGTCCATGTTACTTATTCGCAAGGAAATTCTTGCCCGAGACTCAAAACTCCATGATAGACCTTTTCACACATCAGACAATGTTTTGA
- the LOC111906146 gene encoding glycosyltransferase BC10 isoform X2, translated as MKDTQILPLPRHRARLKKPTWIIILVVFVCVFLIFAYIYPLQNSGACYIIMSSSCNTFSSWLPPPARELSDAEIASRVFIKNILNTPSIESSNPKIAFMFLSVGSLPFEKLWHKFFQGHDGRFSVYIHASREKPVHSSRYFINREIRSGKVDWGKISMVDAEKRLLANALKDPDNRHFVLLSDSCVPLRDFDYVYNYLMYTNVSFIDSFEDPGPHGSGRYSEHMLPEVEKKYFRKGAQWFTMKRQHAIIVMADSLYYTKFRDYCRPGMEGRNCYADEHYLPTFFHILDPKGISNRSVTHVDWSEGKWHPKSYREQDISHQLIKNITSITKSVHVTSEGKKKTMIMPCMLNGINRPCYLFARKFLPETQNSMIDLFTHQTMF; from the exons ATGAAAGACACACAAATCTTGCCTTTGCCACGTCATCGTGCTCGATTAAAGAAACCAACATGGATTATTATATTGGTTGTGTTTGTTTGTGTTTTCTTGATTTTTGCTTATATTTATCCACTTCAAAATTCGGGTGCGTGTTATATCATTATGTCATCTAGTTGTAACACCTTTTCTAGTTGGCTTCCCCCTCCTGCAAGAGAACTTAGTGATGCTGAGATCGCTTCTCGTGTTTTTATCAAGAATATTTTGAACACACCATCGATTGAGTCGAGTAATCCCAAGATTGCTTTCATGTTCTTGAGTGTTGGATCATTGCCTTTCGAGAAGTTGTGGCACAAATTCTTTCAG GGACATGATGGTAGATTTTCCGTATATATTCATGCATCAAGAGAAAAACCCGTCCATTCTAGCCGTTACTTCATCAACCGAGAAATTCGCAGTGGCAAG GTAGATTGGGGGAAAATTTCGATGGTTGATGCAGAAAAACGACTTCTGGCAAATGCACTAAAAGATCCCGACAATCGTCATTTTGTATTACTATCCGATAG TTGTGTACCCTTGCGTGATTTCGACTATGTGTACAATTATCTTATGTACACAAATGTCAGCTTCATTGACAG CTTTGAGGATCCTGGCCCACATGGAAGTGGCCGATACTCGGAACATATGTTGCCCGAAGTTGAGAAGAAATATTTTCGGAAGGGCGCACAG TGGTTCACAATGAAGCGCCAACATGCAATCATAGTTATGGCCGATAGTCTCTACTACACAAAATTTAGGGATTATTGCAGG CCTGGTATGGAAGGGCGCAATTGCTACGCCGATGAACATTACTTACCGACCTTTTTTCAT ATTCTCGATCCAAAAGGGATCTCAAACCGGTCAGTAACACACGTTGATTGGTCCGAAGGAAAATGGCATCCAAAATCTTACCGAGAGCAAGACATTTCCCACCAACTAATCAAAAACATTACG TCGATCACCAAGAGTGTTCATGTTACAAGTGAGGGAAag AAGAAGACTATGAttatgccttgtatgttgaatGGGATCAATCGTCCATGTTACTTATTCGCAAGGAAATTCTTGCCCGAGACTCAAAACTCCATGATAGACCTTTTCACACATCAGACAATGTTTTGA